A stretch of DNA from Candidatus Methylomirabilota bacterium:
CATCCCACGCAGGTAAACCCGGAGGGGCATGGGGACGGAGGGCGCGGCCGCGGTCGGCTCGCGCACCGAGGCCAGCGCGACGTAGGACAGTGCGAGGAAGATGCTCGCGGCAAGAAAGCAGAGTCCGTAGCTGCGAGGCGCCGGGAACGTCACCAGGATGTACGCGGTCCCGGCGCTGCCAACCAGCCCCCCCACGCTCGCCAGCAGGTTCGCCGCTCCGAAGAAGCGACCGCGGAGCTCGACCGGAATCGTCCGGCCCATGATGTCCATCCAGGCCGGCATGAGCGCCCCGCCCACCCCGCTCGCCACCAGGAGCAGGGCGAGGAAGACCCCGAGAGCCAGGCGCGGGGCCGGCTCGGCGAGGACAATCGCGAGCGCCGCCAGCGCGGGAAACGGCAGGCGCTCCCAGACCGTGTAGCGCAGGACGAACGGCAGTTTCCGCGGCAGCGTCTCGGTGTAGTGCGCGACGAACAGCGAGGGGAGGAACCAGCCCAGCATCAGCACGGCGGGGATCGCGCCGATCACCACATTGGGCGCGCCCAGGTGCGTGGCGAAGGCCGGCAGGATCGTCGTCTGGGAGGCGAACGACCAGCCGATGAGGAAGCAGGCGTAATCGAGCCCGAGGGCGAGGAAATTGTGCCGGGCGTTGGCGCCGGCCACGGCGGCCATAGCGGTTCCTCATGCTACCACGAGCGGGCCCTGGCGCGGCGGGCGCCGCCGAGCCTCGCCGGTGCCCACGGTCTGGGCAGCGCTGCCTCCGAAGGCGGCAGCTGTGAATGACGGATGGCGGGGCGCCGGCGAGGTAAGTCCTCGCCGTCACGTCGTTCGGGCATCGCGCCTCGAACGGAAGTCCGGCACAGCCCTTGCACCGCTGACCACGGCGCCATCCGCACGTTTCGGACCCCGTCGAGTATGCCGGCCGTGCCGAGTCCCGAGCGAACGGAGGAAGGAGTCCCATGGGATCCCGACAATGGGCGATGGAACACCGGAAGCGGATCGCCCTGGTGGCGCACGACAACAAGAAGCATGATCTGCTGGAATGGGCGGCCTTCAACCGAGAGCTCCTGGCTCGACACGAGCTGTACGCGACCGCCACCACCGGGACCCTCCTCCGGCAAGAGCTCGAACTCGAAGTCATCTCGCTGCAGAGCGGACCGCTCGGCGGTGACCAGCAGATCGGCGGGAAGATCGCGGAGGGCGCGGTCGACTTCTTGATCTTCTTCTGGGATCCTCTCAAACCACAGCCCCACGATCCCGATGTGAAGGCTCTCCTGCGGATCGCGGTGGTATGGAACATTCCCGTCGCGTGCAACCGAGCGTCGGCGGATTTCATGATCTCGTCGCCGCTGATGTCGGCGGGCTACCAGCGTCTTCTTCCCGACTACGGGGATCCGCATAAAGCGGTCGCCGATCCGAGTTCCTCCGGCTCTCGCTAGAAGCCTGTCGGGTGGAGCGCGGGCAGCGTGATGCCCAAACGCTGGCGTATGGGGGCCCACTCAGAGCGCGGGCTTTGCCCGCGGGCCCACCCACGGAAGCCCGAGAGGTGGGGGGAGGTTCGAGAGGGGGCCGTCGAGGCCCCCTCACTGCAAGAATTGCGGCGCGGCCCCGGACGCCGAACTGGTCCACCCGCTCGGCCGGAGGGCTGATGGCCCGGTGGCAGACCGCCTTCGATTTCGTGGTCCTGGCCGGCGCGATTTATCTCCTGCTCCGGTGGGCTCGCGACGCCCGAGCCTTCCGTGTGACGTTCGCGATCCTCGGGCTCGCGGCCGGGGCGGTCCTTGCGCGGCAGCTTGAGCTGCTGATCACGAGCTGGATCCTCGCGCTGGCGAGCCTGGCGGCCCTCGTCTTGGTACTGATCGTGCTGCAGAACGAGCTCCGTCACGCCCTGATGCGGCTCGACGTCGTCGCCTGGCTCCTGCGCCGCCGGCAGGGCACCACGGAGCGGCTGGTGCAGGTCATCAGTACGGCAGCCTTCTCCCTCGCCCAAGCGCGGCGCGGAGCCCTCATCGTGCTATCTGGCCGGGATCCTGCGGATGA
This window harbors:
- a CDS encoding MFS transporter, whose product is MAAVAGANARHNFLALGLDYACFLIGWSFASQTTILPAFATHLGAPNVVIGAIPAVLMLGWFLPSLFVAHYTETLPRKLPFVLRYTVWERLPFPALAALAIVLAEPAPRLALGVFLALLLVASGVGGALMPAWMDIMGRTIPVELRGRFFGAANLLASVGGLVGSAGTAYILVTFPAPRSYGLCFLAASIFLALSYVALASVREPTAAAPSVPMPLRVYLRGMPALLRRDRNLAWFIAARGFAVVGAMATGFYTVYALRAFGAPEWRVGLFTMLFLGGQTVGNLVLGWLADRAGHRLVIALGIAALMVGNLGALTAPSVEAFGPVFVLVGIHLAAIHVSARTIVLEFAPDERARPTYLGLANTALGPLSAGAPLAAGLLADRVGFPAVFATAAVFGLVGLALLLARVREPRTPRAGRAAAASA
- a CDS encoding methylglyoxal synthase translates to MGSRQWAMEHRKRIALVAHDNKKHDLLEWAAFNRELLARHELYATATTGTLLRQELELEVISLQSGPLGGDQQIGGKIAEGAVDFLIFFWDPLKPQPHDPDVKALLRIAVVWNIPVACNRASADFMISSPLMSAGYQRLLPDYGDPHKAVADPSSSGSR